One region of Oryza sativa Japonica Group chromosome 10, ASM3414082v1 genomic DNA includes:
- the LOC136353593 gene encoding UDP-glycosyltransferase 83A1-like: MAPAPPPPARPHALVIPFPAQGHVIPLMEVAHALADRGVAVTFVNTEFNHSRVVAAMPALPRRNGETAAGGGGKLGMGRNRIRLVAVPDGMGPDEDRNNLLRLTVLMQEHMAPRVEELIRRSGEEEAAVDGDGDGWGRITCVVTDYNVGIWALDVARRTAVKSAAVWPASAAVMASILSVPELIRDKIIDAQDDSVVSGESVFAEEEFEEFQGQQGKSHRSQTTL; this comes from the exons ATGGCGccagcgccaccaccgccggctcGGCCGCACGCGCTCGTCATCCCGTTCCCGGCGCAGGGCCACGTCATCCCGCTCATGGAGGTCGCGCACGCGCTGGCCGACCGTGGTGTCGCCGTCACCTTCGTCAACACGGAGTTCAACCAcagccgcgtcgtcgccgccatgccCGCGCTGCCGCGGCGGAACGGggagacggcggccggcggtggcggaaaGCTGGGGATGGGGCGGAATCGGATCAGGCTTGTGGCGGTGCCGGACGGCATGGGGCCCGACGAGGACCGGAACAACCTGCTGAGGCTGACCGTGCTCATGCAGGAGCACATGGCGCCGCGCGTCGAGGAGCTCATCCGACGGAGCGgcgaggaagaggcggcggtggacggcgacggcgacggctggggGAGGATCACGTGCGTGGTGACGGACTACAATGTCGGGATATGGGCGCTGGACGTGGCGCGGCGCACCGCCGTGAAGTCCGCTGCCGTCTGGCCGGCGTCGGCCGCCGTCATGGCGTCTATACTCAGCGTTCCGGAACTCATTCGGGACAAAATAATCGACGCTCAAGATG attccgtcgtttccggagagtccgttttcgcagaagaagagtttgaagagttccaaggccagcaaggcaagtcacacagatcccaaacaaccctttga